The following proteins are encoded in a genomic region of Planococcus lenghuensis:
- a CDS encoding GNAT family N-acetyltransferase — protein MIIRELKPVEKLPLSLLLEADPSEEMIRSYAAEGDVFIAEKNSCVAGVCVLLPLTDETVEIKNIAVAEPARGKGVAKALISHAVTIAGQCGFSIVEIGTGNSSLDQLALYQKCGFRMKSIDRDFFVRNYPEPIIENGIQCRDMVRLELTL, from the coding sequence ATGATCATCAGAGAGTTGAAGCCTGTGGAGAAACTGCCGCTGTCTCTTCTCTTAGAGGCGGACCCTTCAGAAGAGATGATCCGTTCGTATGCCGCTGAAGGCGACGTGTTTATCGCCGAAAAAAACAGCTGCGTGGCAGGAGTCTGTGTTCTCCTGCCGCTTACGGATGAAACCGTCGAAATCAAAAACATTGCAGTTGCAGAACCGGCACGCGGTAAAGGTGTTGCAAAAGCGCTGATTTCACATGCAGTGACAATAGCCGGCCAATGCGGTTTTTCAATTGTGGAAATCGGCACCGGAAATTCAAGTCTGGATCAACTGGCGCTGTACCAGAAATGCGGCTTCCGGATGAAGTCGATTGACCGGGACTTTTTTGTCCGAAACTATCCGGAACCGATTATTGAAAATGGCATTCAGTGCCGGGACATGGTCCGGCTTGAACTGACTTTGTAA